Proteins encoded within one genomic window of Fusarium musae strain F31 chromosome 4, whole genome shotgun sequence:
- a CDS encoding hypothetical protein (EggNog:ENOG41), whose amino-acid sequence MFPRFILLSVAGFSTLGLSVPVQERQQPILPTEDSFYKVPDNINDYPPGTIIDYRKPPSPIAAFGVSPVNLKDTWQISYRTNDNFGKALSTVLTVLVPYKADFTKVLSYQVAEDAAYAGCAPSYALQFASATGGPLGTIVTQAELLLMEAALEQGWVVVAPDHEGPDAAYLANKLAGYATLDGIRAAINSANVTGISKNPTVGMWGYSGGSIASAAAAELQQSYAPELRIAGAALGGTVPNITSVIKSINKGPLAGIIPPGMIGLTKQYPILKLGLDAAVKPEYKAKFDAVGKQCFVADVLSFLGQDVVGMLKDPAILTQEPAKGILDENALGKHNPSIPLFIYKSIQDEVSPIKETDDLVKFYCSGGTKVQYDRDLLSEHGSLAIIGAGKALAWLKDIMNGRKGPSQCKTSNVVSSLLDLRGSITLSAALIEALVDLVGKPVGPIIG is encoded by the coding sequence CTACAAGGTCCCTGATAACATCAATGACTATCCCCCCGGCACCATCATCGACTATCGCAAGCCACCTTCGCCCATTGCTGCATTCGGTGTATCTCCTGTCAACCTAAAGGACACCTGGCAGATCTCCTACAGAACCAATGACAACTTTGGCAAGGCGCTCTCCACTGTCCTCACCGTCCTGGTCCCGTACAAAGCCGACTTCACAAAGGTCCTTTCATACCAGGTCGCTGAAGATGCAGCTTATGCCGGCTGTGCTCCTTCGTATGCCCTACAATTCGCTTCTGCCACCGGCGGACCCCTTGGAACCATCGTCACCCAAGCAGAGCTTTTGCTGATGGAAGCAGCTCTTGAGCAGGGAtgggttgttgttgctcCAGACCATGAAGGTCCCGACGCAGCCTATCTGGCAAACAAACTTGCTGGATATGCCACGCTCGACGGAATCAGAGCTGCCATCAACTCTGCCAACGTCACCGGTATCTCCAAGAACCCCACCGTCGGAATGTGGGGATACTCTGGTGGCAGTATCGcgtcagctgcagctgcagagcTTCAGCAGTCTTATGCTCCAGAGCTTCGCATCGCTGGTGCTGCTCTTGGGGGTACTGTACCCAACATCACATCTGTCATCAAGAGTATCAACAAGGGACCTTTGGCTGGTATCATCCCTCCCGGTATGATCGGACTCACTAAGCAATACCCGATCCTCAAACTAGGACTTGATGCTGCTGTCAAGCCAGAGTACAAGGCTAAATTCGACGCTGTTGGGAAGCAATGCTTCGTGGCCGATGTTCTTTCATTCTTGGGACAGGATGTAGTGGGAATGCTCAAAGATCCTGCTATCTTGACACAAGAACCCGCCAAAGGCATTCTAGACGAGAATGCTCTCGGCAAACACAACCCCAGCATCCCTCTGTTCATTTACAAGTCCATTCAGGATGAAGTCAGCCCTATCAAGGAGACTGACGATCTTGTCAAGTTCTACTGCTCTGGCGGTACCAAGGTTCAGTATGATAGAGACTTGCTCTCAGAGCATGGTTCACTCGCTATCATTGGGGCTGGAAAGGCTCTGGCGTGGTTAAAGGATATCATGAATGGTAGGAAGGGGCCAAGCCAGTGCAAGACCAGCAACGTGGTGTCTTCCCTCCTAGATCTGAGGGGTTCAATCACACTTTCTGCTGCCTTGATTGAGGCCCTAGTTGACCTGGTAGGAAAGCCAGTTGGTCCAATCATCGGCTAG